The Solibacillus daqui genome has a segment encoding these proteins:
- a CDS encoding transglycosylase domain-containing protein: protein MKQVFGYMLILCSIPLLLLLGSEVWKELAKAQQHEQLIEKSMELPENTVPTLPITLYDENNEIFSEEYTEWSQPLKLDDIPEVVKDIFILSEDESFYDHIGFDVSAIARAFIANSNEQSIQQGGSTITQQLVRMRYLSVDKTYERKLMELFYSYELEKVYSKEEILEMYLNEMYFSNQVYGIGAAATYYFDRPLEKLTIAEMAFIAAIPNNPSLYDPIQNFDNTKARQERLLDKLTEHQILTLQEAAMHKQQPIELTVKTKIQHYPSYSTYVLQELKWLIGEQTGYNKQIASTTDKMEKEFLQLELQKKIDTLLQQGIHIYTALQPDKQKQDEAAINDILSHSELQASATVINNETREIVSIFGGKNYQKYDLHRAFQSPRQPGSAFKPISVFAPYFESTTATKNSIVSGAPYCVGDFCPENYGGIWYGNVTIAKAFQDSINTAALRLYNTIGVDTAFSYIDRFQFRSIIDKDRTYASALGGLTYGVTSLELADAYSSFIDGFYVPAHSIRKVTNLQGETIYSWPSEREEVWSASTVNTMRDLLQKVVTNGTGKGLYSYSGYLGAKTGTTNQFKDYWVAGLTNDYTTAVWIGYDTPRSMEAIEKQKIHFSIFNAITN from the coding sequence ATGAAACAAGTTTTTGGCTACATGCTTATCTTATGTAGCATCCCTTTACTACTTTTACTCGGAAGCGAAGTATGGAAAGAACTCGCAAAAGCACAACAGCACGAACAACTTATCGAAAAATCGATGGAGCTTCCTGAAAATACTGTTCCGACATTACCAATCACATTGTACGATGAGAACAATGAAATTTTTAGTGAAGAATATACAGAATGGTCTCAGCCACTAAAGCTTGATGATATTCCTGAAGTGGTGAAGGATATTTTTATTTTAAGTGAAGATGAAAGCTTTTATGATCATATCGGCTTTGATGTCAGCGCGATTGCACGTGCATTTATTGCCAATAGCAATGAGCAGTCGATTCAGCAAGGTGGGTCTACCATTACACAACAGCTCGTCCGTATGCGGTATTTATCAGTCGACAAAACATATGAACGTAAACTAATGGAGCTATTTTACTCGTATGAGCTTGAAAAAGTTTATTCAAAAGAAGAAATTTTAGAAATGTACTTAAATGAAATGTATTTTAGCAATCAGGTGTATGGTATTGGAGCAGCGGCAACCTATTATTTTGACCGCCCGCTCGAAAAACTAACGATAGCGGAAATGGCGTTTATTGCCGCGATTCCGAATAACCCATCCTTGTACGATCCAATACAAAACTTTGACAATACGAAAGCCCGTCAAGAACGCTTACTTGATAAATTAACTGAACATCAAATATTAACCTTACAAGAAGCAGCTATGCATAAGCAACAGCCAATTGAACTCACTGTTAAAACAAAAATTCAACATTATCCAAGTTATAGCACTTATGTTTTACAAGAGTTGAAATGGCTCATCGGAGAGCAAACAGGCTATAATAAACAAATTGCTTCTACAACAGACAAAATGGAAAAAGAATTTTTACAGCTAGAGCTGCAAAAGAAAATTGACACTCTATTACAGCAAGGTATCCACATCTATACTGCGCTTCAGCCAGATAAACAGAAGCAAGATGAAGCAGCAATTAACGATATTTTATCTCACTCAGAACTACAAGCGAGTGCGACAGTTATCAATAATGAAACGCGTGAAATCGTCAGCATTTTCGGTGGCAAGAATTATCAAAAGTATGATTTACATCGGGCATTCCAATCCCCTCGTCAACCAGGTTCTGCCTTTAAACCAATTAGCGTGTTTGCTCCGTATTTCGAATCAACAACCGCTACAAAAAATTCCATTGTTAGTGGCGCACCATATTGTGTAGGTGATTTCTGTCCTGAAAACTACGGAGGGATTTGGTATGGCAATGTAACTATTGCGAAGGCATTCCAAGACAGTATTAATACAGCAGCATTAAGGCTTTACAATACAATTGGTGTGGATACCGCCTTCTCATATATCGATCGTTTCCAATTCCGCTCGATTATCGATAAGGATCGTACATATGCGTCAGCTTTAGGAGGGTTAACTTACGGTGTTACCTCACTTGAGTTAGCCGATGCGTATTCCAGCTTTATTGACGGCTTTTATGTACCTGCACACAGTATTCGTAAAGTAACGAATTTACAGGGGGAAACAATCTATAGTTGGCCAAGTGAACGTGAGGAAGTTTGGTCGGCAAGCACTGTCAATACGATGCGGGATTTATTACAAAAAGTAGTCACAAACGGTACGGGAAAAGGATTATACAGCTATTCAGGCTATCTCGGTGCAAAAACAGGTACAACTAATCAGTTTAAAGATTATTGGGTTGCAGGCTTAACAAATGATTATACGACAGCCGTTTGGATCGGTTATGATACACCACGCTCGATGGAAGCAATTGAAAAGCAAAAGATTCATTTCTCAATTTTTAATGCCATAACCAATTAG
- a CDS encoding YufK family protein, producing MKNPYLYGYLPLFTIILFSFTFGIFGVSESLQLFQSIGVYNGMREFLSDLELRFVLLIVFALLFFMVFSALKLIGETIHELGMLFFSKDKEGQTIHAARGGYVIFFFGAFASVIGTQSWILLIAIFLTTTFCYFIYYVYKMSQYMSFVGVIGLIFFEVLSWCLLLALIVYAIVKLYNGILASFPFV from the coding sequence ATGAAAAATCCATATTTATATGGTTACTTACCACTATTCACAATCATTTTATTTAGTTTTACATTTGGTATTTTTGGAGTATCTGAATCGCTTCAGTTATTTCAATCTATCGGTGTATACAATGGGATGCGTGAGTTTTTATCGGATTTAGAGTTACGTTTTGTGTTATTAATTGTATTTGCATTACTATTTTTTATGGTTTTTTCGGCATTAAAGTTGATCGGTGAAACAATTCATGAACTTGGCATGTTATTTTTTTCGAAGGATAAAGAAGGTCAAACTATTCATGCAGCACGCGGTGGCTATGTGATTTTCTTTTTCGGTGCGTTTGCATCGGTTATTGGAACTCAATCTTGGATACTATTAATTGCTATATTTTTAACGACGACGTTCTGTTATTTCATTTATTACGTCTATAAAATGAGCCAATACATGTCGTTTGTTGGTGTAATTGGGCTTATATTCTTTGAAGTGTTATCGTGGTGTTTATTATTAGCGTTAATTGTTTACGCGATTGTGAAATTGTATAATGGTATACTAGCTAGTTTCCCGTTTGTATAA
- a CDS encoding uroporphyrin-III methyltransferase → MVNRYPYGGFGGGFFPFGAPFLGGFLGSFLGGSFNRYQPPYYYYPPYPYPYPYQPYQPYPPYRRHRNW, encoded by the coding sequence TTGGTGAATCGTTATCCATATGGTGGCTTCGGCGGCGGATTTTTCCCATTTGGCGCACCATTTCTAGGAGGATTTTTAGGGAGTTTTTTAGGAGGTTCATTTAACCGTTACCAGCCACCATACTATTACTATCCGCCGTATCCATATCCGTATCCGTATCAACCGTACCAACCTTATCCACCATATCGCAGACACCGTAATTGGTAA
- a CDS encoding MazG nucleotide pyrophosphohydrolase domain-containing protein gives MGQLTFDELQNYLALKYKEGRTSSALFMKLVEEIGEVAEVLNQLEGRKKIDLDASLEKELVDVIHYAIAIASVNNIDLTKAIIEKDREAAIKYNQSPNLEEFLVSQK, from the coding sequence ATGGGGCAATTAACATTTGATGAGCTACAAAACTACCTAGCATTAAAATACAAAGAAGGACGCACTTCTTCTGCATTATTTATGAAATTAGTAGAAGAAATTGGTGAAGTTGCAGAAGTACTAAACCAGTTAGAAGGTCGAAAGAAAATCGACTTAGATGCTTCTTTAGAAAAAGAGTTAGTTGATGTTATACATTACGCAATAGCTATTGCAAGTGTAAATAATATTGATTTAACAAAGGCAATTATCGAAAAAGATAGGGAAGCTGCAATTAAATATAATCAATCTCCGAATTTGGAGGAGTTTTTAGTATCACAAAAGTAA
- a CDS encoding leucyl aminopeptidase codes for MNIETTAQTLDTLTSETLIIGVQKHREQMKNWPAFSEFYGETVDAWLRAGEIITDAKKITKLPYAGSQASLKRIYFVGLGERKNLTANELREVFAAVGKELKAAKIGNVALWVESFTTDSLEEAEVAYLAGEGLNLGFYSVQNYKTSSNEVDVYFDQIQFVTEAAMDDVVANFEVGKIYADAVNEARTLINLPPNLLTATDLANYATELANQYDLEIEVLNKAQIEELGMGGILAVNKGSVEEPRLITIKYQGKQKWEDVIGFVGKGVTYDTGGYSLKPREGMVGMKGDMGGAAAVLGAMRIIGETRPKQNVVAVIGSTDNMVSGEAFKPDDVITMYNGKTVEVLNTDAEGRLVLADATTYAKQQGADYLIDVATLTGGVIVALGKDKTGALTNDEEFFEEFMGAAIETGEFVWRLPLTESDKKRIRKSDVADLNNSPGRDGHMIFGGGFVGEFAENTPWIHLDIAGTSDADAPHVLGPKGGTGVMVRTLATLVELRDNE; via the coding sequence ATGAATATTGAAACTACAGCACAAACATTAGATACCCTTACTTCTGAAACATTAATTATCGGAGTACAAAAACACCGCGAGCAAATGAAAAATTGGCCAGCATTTAGTGAATTTTACGGTGAAACAGTCGATGCTTGGTTACGTGCCGGTGAAATTATTACCGATGCTAAAAAAATTACGAAGCTACCTTATGCAGGTTCACAGGCTTCATTAAAGCGTATATACTTCGTTGGTTTAGGCGAGCGCAAAAACCTAACAGCAAATGAATTACGTGAAGTCTTTGCTGCAGTTGGGAAAGAGTTAAAAGCAGCGAAAATTGGTAATGTAGCACTTTGGGTAGAGTCATTTACAACTGATTCACTAGAAGAAGCAGAAGTTGCTTATTTAGCAGGTGAAGGTCTAAATTTAGGCTTCTATTCTGTACAAAACTATAAAACATCTTCAAACGAAGTAGATGTATACTTCGACCAAATCCAATTCGTAACAGAAGCGGCGATGGACGATGTGGTCGCAAACTTTGAAGTTGGTAAAATTTATGCCGATGCGGTAAATGAAGCACGTACACTAATTAACTTACCACCAAACTTACTAACTGCAACGGATTTAGCAAATTACGCAACAGAGCTTGCTAACCAATATGATTTAGAAATCGAAGTGTTAAATAAAGCACAAATTGAAGAGCTTGGTATGGGCGGTATTTTAGCAGTTAATAAAGGTTCGGTTGAAGAGCCACGCTTAATTACGATCAAATACCAAGGGAAACAAAAATGGGAAGATGTAATTGGCTTTGTTGGTAAAGGAGTAACGTATGATACAGGTGGCTACTCATTAAAACCGCGCGAAGGTATGGTTGGTATGAAGGGTGACATGGGTGGCGCTGCCGCTGTACTAGGAGCAATGCGTATTATCGGTGAAACACGTCCAAAACAAAACGTTGTCGCAGTCATTGGTTCAACGGACAATATGGTTTCAGGTGAAGCGTTTAAACCAGATGATGTCATTACAATGTACAATGGTAAAACAGTAGAAGTATTAAACACAGATGCTGAAGGTCGTTTAGTATTAGCCGATGCTACAACTTATGCAAAACAACAAGGCGCGGACTATTTAATTGATGTCGCTACATTAACAGGTGGGGTAATTGTTGCGCTAGGTAAAGATAAAACAGGTGCACTAACAAATGATGAAGAATTTTTCGAAGAGTTTATGGGTGCTGCCATTGAAACAGGGGAATTCGTATGGCGCTTACCTTTAACTGAAAGCGACAAAAAACGTATTCGTAAATCGGATGTAGCCGACTTAAATAACTCCCCAGGGCGCGATGGACATATGATTTTCGGTGGTGGCTTCGTTGGTGAATTTGCAGAAAATACACCATGGATTCACTTAGATATTGCGGGGACATCAGATGCTGATGCACCACATGTATTAGGTCCTAAAGGAGGTACGGGCGTTATGGTTCGTACACTTGCTACGTTAGTAGAGTTACGCGATAACGAATAA
- a CDS encoding divergent PAP2 family protein, whose product MELLQNTPLWLGVCAILFAQILKIPINFIMTKKIDWSLLTSTGGMPSSHSAAVTSIASAIGIETGFGSPTFAVAAMLAGIVMYDASHVRFQAGQHAAVLNELRHDLQLFFREIKRWPEMNEQEKIQDLKTLLGHKKSEVLIGGLSGIVLSFTWYALMM is encoded by the coding sequence ATGGAGCTGTTACAAAATACGCCATTATGGCTAGGTGTCTGCGCGATTCTTTTTGCACAAATATTAAAAATTCCCATTAACTTTATTATGACAAAGAAAATAGATTGGAGCTTACTTACTTCTACAGGGGGGATGCCAAGTTCACATTCTGCAGCTGTAACAAGCATCGCATCTGCCATAGGAATTGAAACAGGCTTTGGCTCCCCTACATTTGCGGTAGCGGCGATGCTTGCTGGTATTGTTATGTACGATGCTAGTCACGTACGCTTTCAAGCAGGTCAACATGCTGCTGTTCTAAATGAATTGCGCCACGACTTACAATTATTTTTCAGAGAGATCAAACGTTGGCCAGAAATGAATGAACAGGAAAAAATTCAAGACTTAAAAACATTATTAGGCCACAAAAAAAGCGAGGTACTTATCGGTGGACTTTCGGGAATAGTACTGTCATTTACATGGTATGCACTTATGATGTAA
- a CDS encoding YuiB family protein, translating into MNDVSLVQLIISVVLFFVMFFGIGFLLNMLLRMTWLMAVLYPIVVVFIIDEVSFLDYIFKPGTAFPALVDKAQALHLVDILILTGGFGGAIVAGFVMIALRKAGYRMF; encoded by the coding sequence ATGAATGACGTTTCGTTAGTACAATTAATTATTTCGGTTGTGTTATTTTTTGTCATGTTTTTCGGAATTGGATTTTTATTAAACATGTTATTACGCATGACGTGGTTAATGGCCGTACTTTATCCGATTGTTGTTGTATTTATTATTGATGAGGTGAGCTTTTTAGATTATATTTTCAAGCCGGGAACAGCTTTTCCAGCTTTAGTCGATAAAGCTCAAGCGTTGCATTTAGTAGATATATTAATTTTAACTGGTGGTTTTGGTGGTGCGATTGTAGCGGGCTTTGTCATGATTGCGCTTCGAAAAGCTGGCTATCGAATGTTTTAA
- a CDS encoding NUDIX domain-containing protein, with the protein MVKKDRGKVWLGVASIVENANGEWLLVKKTYGGLKGIWSLPAGFVQGAETVTKAAMREVLEETGVMCKVVGLVGFRSGVILNDISDNMAIFYCRLVDELAPFILQEREIQEACWMSPSDIVMHELSSVMLKEMAQEHVARHMHPIIEDINPGDDFGYNEYHLYFKK; encoded by the coding sequence ATGGTAAAAAAGGATCGTGGGAAAGTTTGGTTAGGGGTAGCATCCATTGTTGAAAATGCAAACGGTGAGTGGCTGCTTGTAAAAAAGACTTATGGGGGACTTAAGGGGATTTGGTCATTGCCAGCGGGTTTTGTTCAAGGAGCTGAAACGGTAACGAAAGCAGCGATGCGTGAAGTATTAGAAGAAACAGGTGTTATGTGTAAAGTTGTTGGTTTAGTTGGTTTTCGCTCAGGTGTGATATTAAATGATATTAGTGATAATATGGCGATTTTTTATTGTCGACTGGTCGATGAATTGGCACCATTTATATTACAAGAGCGAGAAATTCAAGAAGCCTGCTGGATGTCACCAAGTGATATTGTCATGCATGAATTATCGTCAGTGATGTTAAAAGAAATGGCACAGGAGCATGTTGCGCGCCATATGCACCCCATTATAGAGGACATTAACCCAGGCGATGATTTTGGCTATAATGAATATCATTTATATTTCAAGAAATAA
- a CDS encoding EAL-associated domain-containing protein: protein MSVLEMLDKLDQIEILYEPIYSADGHRVVAYEVIGQVDSESGIINIEQITYEQDVPADIRAEIEQLFVRKSLQSVAHLISDVGLYIPCNPNLLVLDYGESYFTMLKELIDEQNLPQITLVMTEHKYTGEIDQLHHLIRYIKTYGVKIALSDVGSQTQLENLLMVEPAVLKINVGQLNYNLWGSQNHAFATIRALAVKMGTLLLIEHIETVYQLQHGWKNGARFFKGPYLQLPDKQFNSRDSLKERFRSECEQFISTEKKQLLHKYEEMKRLEKMICTIVEQVNPSGSQQNKLIQLANALQNCAFRIYICDNNGFQTSPNIRWKEGKWEIQEAAQGKNWSWRPYFLLNIIKLAKDHKGDLSSVYSDIETGELTRTYSMALANGEFLFIDIAYDYLYEHNIVN, encoded by the coding sequence TTGAGTGTTTTAGAAATGTTAGATAAGCTTGATCAAATTGAAATCTTATATGAACCAATATATAGTGCTGATGGTCATCGCGTCGTTGCGTATGAGGTTATCGGGCAAGTAGATAGTGAAAGTGGCATAATTAATATTGAGCAAATTACATACGAACAAGACGTGCCAGCAGATATACGTGCCGAAATTGAACAGTTATTTGTACGTAAGTCCCTTCAATCCGTTGCACACTTGATTTCAGATGTCGGGCTTTATATTCCATGTAATCCGAATTTATTAGTGTTAGATTACGGTGAAAGCTATTTTACGATGTTGAAGGAGCTTATAGATGAGCAAAACTTACCTCAAATTACGCTTGTTATGACTGAGCATAAATATACAGGTGAAATTGATCAGTTACACCATTTAATTCGTTATATCAAAACATATGGTGTGAAAATTGCACTTTCAGATGTCGGCTCACAAACACAGTTAGAAAACTTACTAATGGTAGAACCGGCTGTCCTAAAAATAAATGTCGGGCAGTTGAATTATAATTTATGGGGCTCACAAAACCATGCATTTGCGACAATCCGCGCACTTGCGGTGAAAATGGGCACATTGTTACTCATCGAACATATCGAAACGGTGTACCAATTACAGCACGGGTGGAAAAATGGTGCACGTTTTTTTAAAGGTCCTTATTTACAATTACCAGACAAACAATTTAACTCACGTGATTCGCTAAAAGAACGTTTCCGTAGCGAATGTGAGCAGTTTATTTCAACGGAAAAAAAACAACTCCTTCATAAATATGAGGAAATGAAGCGTTTAGAAAAAATGATTTGTACTATCGTTGAGCAAGTGAACCCATCAGGCTCGCAACAAAATAAGCTGATACAACTAGCAAATGCTCTCCAAAATTGTGCATTCCGAATTTATATTTGTGATAATAATGGATTCCAGACGAGCCCGAATATTCGCTGGAAGGAAGGCAAGTGGGAAATTCAAGAAGCAGCACAAGGGAAAAATTGGAGTTGGCGACCGTATTTTCTATTAAATATTATTAAATTGGCGAAGGACCATAAAGGTGATTTGTCGTCTGTTTATAGTGATATTGAAACAGGTGAATTAACGCGCACCTATTCAATGGCACTAGCAAACGGAGAATTCTTATTCATTGATATTGCTTATGATTATTTATATGAGCATAATATTGTAAATTGA
- a CDS encoding arsenic resistance protein, with product MNITKEKIENHQIWIYVFSLIFGGIIGLSDETLGTSLDWTISPFIAILMYGMFAQIPFLKLREAISNLKFMGALLLGNFIAVPIIVWFLITIFPQPSPILLGVCLVLLTPCIDYVIVFTQLGKGNEKLMLASTPILFVVQMILLPFYLWLFIGEEMVEVVHLEPFLEAFLLLIVAPLILAVITQLWAKKKTIGEKVLDITTWLPVPFMALVLIVVVASQIGKVYSDFEIIVRVIPIYILFLIITPFVSHFIAHAFNLDKGAGRALIFSTGTRNSLVVLPLALALPEPMATLASAVIVTQTIVELLGELIYIKVIPKLILKDSDN from the coding sequence GTGAATATTACAAAGGAAAAGATAGAGAATCATCAAATTTGGATTTATGTTTTTTCATTAATTTTCGGAGGAATAATAGGTCTATCAGATGAAACTTTAGGAACTAGCTTAGATTGGACTATTTCACCTTTCATAGCTATTCTCATGTATGGAATGTTTGCTCAAATTCCATTTTTAAAACTACGTGAGGCAATTTCAAATCTCAAATTTATGGGTGCATTACTATTGGGGAATTTTATTGCAGTCCCCATTATCGTTTGGTTCTTAATAACAATATTTCCTCAACCTTCACCAATATTATTAGGAGTTTGTTTGGTCTTACTAACTCCATGTATTGACTACGTAATAGTCTTTACTCAGCTTGGGAAGGGAAACGAGAAATTAATGTTAGCTTCGACACCTATTTTGTTTGTAGTACAAATGATATTACTTCCATTCTATCTATGGCTATTTATAGGTGAAGAGATGGTAGAAGTTGTTCATTTAGAGCCATTCTTAGAGGCTTTTTTATTACTAATAGTCGCACCTCTAATATTGGCTGTCATTACTCAATTATGGGCTAAAAAGAAAACAATAGGTGAGAAGGTACTAGATATTACTACGTGGCTGCCCGTTCCGTTTATGGCTTTAGTATTAATTGTAGTAGTGGCTTCGCAAATTGGTAAGGTATACAGTGATTTCGAGATAATCGTGCGTGTAATTCCGATTTATATCTTGTTTTTAATCATTACACCATTTGTATCTCATTTTATTGCGCATGCGTTCAATTTAGATAAAGGGGCAGGAAGAGCATTAATCTTTAGTACAGGAACAAGGAACTCCCTAGTAGTTCTACCTTTAGCATTAGCTTTACCTGAGCCTATGGCAACGTTAGCGTCAGCTGTAATCGTTACACAAACCATTGTGGAATTATTAGGGGAATTAATCTATATCAAGGTAATTCCTAAACTAATACTTAAGGATTCTGATAATTAA
- a CDS encoding HesB/IscA family protein, translating into MAIEKQVVILTEAASFQVKEMMAHNEEEHASLRVAVKGGGCSGLSYGMAFDNDVNEDDFTDNQFGIRILVSKDDAGILQGTKIDFKQSLMGGGFTIDNPNALASCGCGTSFKAAARPAEPQSCE; encoded by the coding sequence ATGGCGATTGAAAAACAGGTAGTAATTTTAACAGAAGCAGCCTCATTTCAAGTCAAAGAAATGATGGCTCATAACGAAGAGGAACATGCAAGCTTACGTGTCGCAGTAAAAGGCGGCGGTTGTAGTGGTTTATCATATGGGATGGCTTTTGATAATGATGTAAACGAAGATGATTTTACAGATAATCAGTTCGGCATTCGCATTTTAGTTTCTAAGGATGATGCCGGCATTTTACAAGGTACAAAAATTGATTTTAAACAATCACTTATGGGCGGTGGATTTACCATCGATAATCCGAACGCATTAGCTTCATGTGGCTGTGGCACGAGCTTTAAAGCCGCTGCACGTCCAGCTGAACCGCAAAGTTGTGAGTGA
- a CDS encoding DUF2225 domain-containing protein — protein MEISPFYEKSIECMHCKKSFTSLKVRTKSIKIEHTESDFQPIYADQHVNALYYNVFVCQHCGFSFTEDFNKYFAPGVKEHLNTQICEKWIPHSFKTERTVFDAIQAFKLAFLCATIKKEKYVITSGLALRLAWLYRSLNNYNQEIRFLKIARDHYMESFSNGDYSSTQMSDVRVMYMVAELSRRLEDYENATRFFSRVIENQRVGGEAKLVDMAKEQWELVRAAREQVAH, from the coding sequence ATGGAAATTTCTCCATTTTATGAAAAAAGTATAGAATGTATGCACTGCAAAAAAAGCTTCACGTCATTAAAAGTTCGTACAAAATCAATAAAAATTGAACATACCGAATCCGACTTTCAACCTATCTATGCAGATCAGCATGTAAACGCTTTATACTATAATGTATTTGTATGCCAACACTGTGGGTTTTCATTTACCGAAGATTTCAATAAATATTTTGCACCTGGTGTAAAAGAGCATTTAAATACGCAAATTTGCGAGAAATGGATTCCTCATAGCTTCAAAACTGAGCGTACGGTATTTGATGCAATTCAAGCTTTCAAACTAGCTTTTTTATGTGCAACGATTAAAAAAGAAAAATATGTTATTACCTCGGGCTTAGCACTGCGGTTAGCATGGCTGTACCGTTCATTAAATAATTATAACCAAGAGATACGTTTCTTAAAAATTGCGCGTGACCACTATATGGAAAGCTTTTCTAATGGTGACTATTCAAGTACGCAAATGTCTGATGTACGCGTAATGTATATGGTTGCGGAATTATCACGACGTTTAGAAGACTATGAAAACGCAACACGCTTCTTCTCACGCGTTATTGAGAACCAACGTGTTGGTGGTGAGGCCAAATTAGTAGATATGGCAAAAGAACAATGGGAACTTGTGCGCGCTGCCCGTGAACAAGTTGCACATTAA
- a CDS encoding NifU family protein: MTETEQYQQVQEVLDKLRPFLLRDGGDCELVDIEDGIVKLRLLGACGSCPSSTITLKAGIERALLEEVPGIIEVEQVF, from the coding sequence ATGACAGAAACAGAACAATATCAACAAGTACAAGAAGTTTTAGATAAATTACGTCCATTCCTATTACGTGATGGCGGTGACTGTGAATTAGTAGACATTGAAGATGGTATCGTAAAATTACGTTTACTAGGTGCATGCGGTAGCTGTCCAAGTTCTACAATCACGTTAAAAGCTGGTATCGAACGTGCTTTATTAGAAGAAGTGCCAGGCATTATTGAAGTAGAGCAAGTATTCTAA
- a CDS encoding YuzD family protein produces MSTKKPIIEIYGADIMCASCVNAPSSKDTYEWLQAAITRKYPNQVFSIRYIDIEGVIENERDQDYANRIQEDEFFYPLVLINDEVVGEGYVQIKPVFTALENAGFVPVEE; encoded by the coding sequence ATGTCTACTAAAAAACCAATTATTGAAATTTACGGTGCAGATATTATGTGCGCAAGCTGCGTCAATGCACCATCATCTAAGGATACATACGAATGGCTACAAGCCGCAATAACGCGCAAATATCCAAACCAAGTATTTTCAATCCGCTATATCGATATCGAAGGTGTAATTGAGAATGAACGCGATCAAGATTACGCCAATCGTATTCAAGAAGATGAATTTTTCTACCCACTTGTTTTGATTAATGATGAAGTTGTTGGTGAAGGCTACGTACAAATTAAGCCAGTATTCACTGCACTTGAAAACGCAGGCTTTGTTCCTGTAGAAGAATAA